A single region of the Nitrosomonas sp. Is79A3 genome encodes:
- a CDS encoding prolyl oligopeptidase family serine peptidase: MLHKIAIQILAFIIAITLGIFAIGALLTAPAPTAVGTLSADFPVESVQIPAPNESTVHGWLVHGQPGGGVVLLAHSMRSNRLEMLSRARFLRDQGYSALFIDLQAHGETAGEKITFGLRESENIETSIAFLRKTFPTERIGAIGVSLGAAAIVLAKHDLKLNAVILESLHPTIEEAVDNRLKLHFGNYGSVLLPLMLSQLSFYLDASTDALSPITRINNLNAPLLIISGTDDAHTTQLETERLYAAARAPKELWIVPGARHFNMHAYAGREYEQRISAFLSQYLRQNVD, encoded by the coding sequence ATGTTACATAAAATAGCTATTCAGATTCTGGCTTTCATCATCGCAATCACGCTCGGCATCTTTGCCATTGGCGCACTCTTGACCGCACCGGCCCCCACGGCAGTAGGAACACTCTCTGCAGATTTTCCGGTTGAATCGGTACAGATTCCTGCCCCGAATGAATCCACCGTACATGGCTGGCTAGTTCATGGACAACCCGGCGGCGGCGTTGTATTGCTGGCGCATTCGATGCGCAGTAACCGGCTTGAAATGCTGAGCCGGGCAAGATTCCTGAGAGACCAGGGTTATAGCGCTCTATTCATTGATTTACAAGCGCATGGCGAAACTGCCGGGGAAAAAATTACTTTTGGTTTGAGGGAATCTGAGAATATTGAAACATCAATCGCTTTTCTGAGAAAAACTTTCCCTACGGAACGAATTGGCGCGATCGGTGTTTCTCTGGGCGCCGCAGCCATCGTACTCGCCAAACACGATTTAAAGCTGAATGCGGTTATCCTGGAATCATTACATCCCACTATTGAAGAGGCAGTTGATAATCGTTTGAAGCTTCATTTCGGAAACTATGGATCGGTGCTTTTACCGCTCATGCTGTCGCAATTATCTTTTTACCTGGATGCTTCTACCGATGCATTAAGCCCTATCACTCGAATCAATAATCTTAATGCACCATTATTGATAATTTCCGGAACAGATGATGCGCACACAACGCAACTGGAAACCGAACGTCTCTACGCTGCCGCCAGAGCCCCTAAGGAACTATGGATTGTTCCTGGCGCCAGACATTTCAATATGCATGCTTATGCCGGTAGAGAATATGAACAACGTATTAGCGCTTTTCTGTCGCAGTATTTGCGCCAAAATGTTGACTGA
- a CDS encoding universal stress protein produces MNNYQNILLAIDFSDYGHYVAQRAKSLAEQFNARLHIIHVLDNIPMPDTPYGMVIPLNDDSSYDLLETEKNKLIQISNQLDILPERRWMIWGEPQQEITQLAAQEQIDLIVVGSHGRHGLAMLMGSTAKGVLYHAECDVLAIHLKDHQE; encoded by the coding sequence ATGAATAACTACCAGAATATCCTACTCGCCATCGATTTCTCCGATTATGGCCATTATGTGGCGCAACGGGCAAAATCTCTGGCAGAACAATTTAATGCACGTCTCCATATCATCCATGTTCTGGATAATATTCCTATGCCTGACACACCTTATGGCATGGTAATTCCACTGAATGATGATTCATCGTATGATTTACTGGAAACAGAAAAAAATAAATTAATTCAAATCAGTAATCAACTGGATATCTTACCAGAACGCCGCTGGATGATCTGGGGTGAACCACAACAGGAAATTACTCAGCTTGCTGCACAAGAACAAATTGATCTGATTGTTGTGGGTTCACATGGGCGCCATGGACTTGCCATGCTGATGGGCTCAACGGCCAAGGGGGTTTTATATCATGCAGAATGTGATGTACTGGCTATTCACCTGAAAGATCATCAAGAATAA
- a CDS encoding outer membrane protein assembly factor BamD — protein MLRSLALFLVLWLSACGLLPDRTEDQQDWSANKFYSEAKDKLNDGNYAAAIKLYESLEARYPYGRIAQQAQLEIAYAHYKNEEPASAIAATDRFIKLHPNHVNVDYAYYIKGLSSFNDNWGMMGFLMKGPIKQDMSERDSKASRESFENFKELVTRFPESKYAADARQRMAYLLNAVAMSEIHIARYYMKRKAYVAAANRAQNAVKEYPRTPATEEALYIMIKAYEALEMYDLRDDAERVMRINFPDSHFLAELPEVGAKAWWQFWR, from the coding sequence ATGTTACGTAGTTTAGCTTTATTTCTGGTGTTATGGTTATCAGCGTGCGGTTTATTGCCGGATCGCACCGAAGATCAACAGGATTGGTCTGCTAATAAGTTCTATAGTGAAGCAAAGGATAAATTAAATGATGGCAATTATGCTGCAGCCATCAAACTGTATGAATCACTGGAAGCGCGCTATCCATATGGCCGAATAGCACAGCAGGCGCAGCTTGAAATTGCCTATGCGCATTATAAAAATGAAGAACCGGCTTCTGCAATCGCTGCGACGGATCGATTTATTAAATTGCATCCTAATCATGTGAATGTTGATTATGCATATTATATCAAGGGATTATCGAGCTTTAATGATAATTGGGGTATGATGGGTTTCTTGATGAAAGGCCCAATCAAACAGGACATGAGTGAGCGTGATTCTAAAGCATCGCGAGAGTCATTTGAAAATTTCAAAGAATTGGTGACAAGATTCCCCGAGAGCAAATACGCAGCCGATGCCAGGCAACGTATGGCCTATTTGCTGAATGCGGTTGCTATGAGCGAAATTCATATTGCACGTTACTATATGAAACGCAAGGCTTATGTTGCGGCAGCCAACCGGGCGCAAAATGCAGTCAAGGAATATCCTCGTACACCGGCGACTGAAGAGGCCTTGTATATTATGATTAAAGCCTATGAAGCACTGGAAATGTATGATTTGCGGGATGACGCTGAGCGCGTGATGCGAATCAATTTTCCTGACAGCCATTTCCTTGCGGAATTGCCGGAGGTAGGCGCTAAGGCTTGGTGGCAGTTCTGGAGATAA
- the rluD gene encoding 23S rRNA pseudouridine(1911/1915/1917) synthase RluD, with protein MTNSVKNKDTSCDYSVKPPPLVRNEPAHSVIALTIPADYAGLRLDQALAKLLPNWSRNRLQTWIAENRVILDGQITTIKQKVWGNELIQISPQDTIVESTHVAEDINLNIIHEDDAIIIVNKPAGLVTHPGNGNWQGTLLNALLHHAPQLEVVPRAGIVHRLDKDTSGLLVVAKTIEAQTNLVRQLQQHTVKRDYLALVLGEVTQAGSVDAPIGRHPIHRTKMAVTTKGKSARTHYQVIENFTGCTLLQCSLETGRTHQIRVHLSSIGHSLAGDPVYGGKPGKTGQIIRQLLVSFPRQALHAQKLALTHPQTEQILGWEADAPEDLNNLLQQLRQQSGLEIGE; from the coding sequence ATGACGAATTCCGTAAAAAACAAAGATACATCTTGCGATTATAGCGTAAAGCCACCACCGCTAGTACGCAACGAACCGGCGCATAGCGTCATTGCGTTAACGATTCCTGCGGATTATGCAGGACTGCGCCTTGATCAAGCCTTGGCGAAGCTTCTACCCAACTGGTCACGCAACCGCTTGCAAACTTGGATTGCTGAGAATCGGGTCATACTGGATGGCCAGATCACCACGATAAAACAAAAAGTATGGGGCAATGAGCTTATTCAGATTTCCCCTCAGGATACTATCGTTGAATCAACGCATGTAGCTGAAGATATCAATCTGAACATTATTCACGAAGATGATGCAATCATCATTGTCAATAAACCGGCCGGTTTGGTCACCCATCCAGGGAATGGCAACTGGCAGGGCACTTTGTTAAATGCCCTACTGCATCATGCGCCACAATTGGAGGTTGTACCACGCGCCGGTATAGTTCATCGTCTGGACAAAGACACCAGCGGTTTACTTGTCGTTGCAAAAACAATAGAAGCACAAACAAACCTTGTACGCCAACTACAGCAACATACTGTAAAACGCGACTATCTGGCATTGGTTCTGGGAGAGGTTACGCAAGCTGGCAGTGTTGATGCGCCGATAGGCCGTCATCCGATACATCGCACGAAAATGGCCGTTACAACAAAAGGCAAGTCAGCACGCACGCACTATCAGGTTATCGAAAACTTTACAGGTTGCACGTTACTGCAGTGTAGCCTTGAAACCGGGCGCACACATCAAATCCGGGTGCACTTGAGTTCCATTGGACATTCATTGGCTGGTGATCCGGTTTATGGCGGCAAACCCGGAAAAACAGGACAAATTATCAGACAGTTATTGGTTAGCTTTCCCCGGCAAGCCCTGCATGCTCAGAAACTTGCATTGACTCACCCTCAAACGGAACAAATCCTTGGATGGGAAGCTGATGCACCAGAAGACTTGAATAATTTATTGCAGCAATTACGGCAACAGAGCGGATTAGAGATCGGGGAATAA
- a CDS encoding porin, protein MEYQSLYKKQMIHAVAGGLLLIGMSSSGVHANTVTTNKDSGGNSFMNLLKNSGVKFGGWVHGGATFNPSQTDGFNGPVTFADQANRVQMNQLNLFMERAVKTEGKGWDVGFRADFMFGTDAIFTQAYGNPAFDPNTGRALPDRGNWDLGICCNSSRTYGIAIPQAFAEVYVPVGNGLNVKAGHFYTPIGYESVPAPNNFFYTHAYTMQYGEPFTHTGVLSNYSVNKNFTAMAGAIGGSGTGGWDGNFDRQMGNWGGIGGVTWTSDDKKSSLNVAGTGSTASTRSNNFWGMYSIVLKHMFTDKTHFILQHDHGFADGVLTAKGVTNAEWYGVNSHAYYDLTPDLSIGVRGEWFRDRDGFRVFSPGRVSAATNHLGNSYALGGATSLATGTPADYYAVTLGANWKAARTLNLGWQGLRNLNIRPNIRYDRVDALHAAAYRPFGGNKDQILFSLDAILPF, encoded by the coding sequence ATGGAATATCAATCGCTATACAAGAAACAGATGATTCATGCTGTGGCTGGTGGGTTACTGTTGATCGGCATGAGTTCATCGGGTGTTCATGCAAACACTGTCACGACTAACAAAGACAGTGGCGGTAACAGTTTTATGAATTTACTTAAAAACAGCGGCGTTAAGTTTGGCGGCTGGGTTCACGGCGGCGCAACTTTCAATCCAAGTCAAACTGATGGTTTTAACGGTCCGGTTACGTTTGCTGATCAGGCGAATAGAGTTCAAATGAATCAGTTGAACCTTTTTATGGAGCGTGCGGTAAAAACAGAAGGCAAAGGCTGGGATGTCGGTTTTCGTGCTGATTTCATGTTTGGTACTGATGCTATCTTTACCCAAGCCTATGGTAACCCGGCGTTTGATCCCAACACGGGAAGGGCTTTGCCTGATCGGGGTAACTGGGATCTTGGAATATGCTGTAATTCCAGTCGTACATACGGCATCGCAATTCCACAAGCTTTTGCAGAAGTTTATGTGCCGGTTGGCAATGGACTCAATGTGAAAGCGGGTCATTTTTATACGCCGATTGGCTATGAATCAGTGCCAGCCCCTAACAATTTCTTCTATACCCATGCATACACGATGCAGTATGGAGAACCTTTTACCCATACCGGTGTATTGAGTAATTATTCGGTGAATAAGAATTTTACCGCGATGGCTGGTGCAATCGGCGGTAGTGGAACCGGTGGCTGGGATGGTAATTTTGATAGGCAGATGGGAAATTGGGGCGGGATTGGCGGCGTTACCTGGACCAGTGATGATAAAAAAAGCTCACTGAATGTTGCTGGCACCGGTAGTACAGCTTCCACACGCAGCAATAATTTCTGGGGTATGTATAGCATCGTGCTGAAACATATGTTTACAGATAAGACTCATTTTATCTTGCAACATGACCATGGTTTTGCAGATGGCGTATTGACAGCTAAAGGCGTGACGAATGCCGAGTGGTATGGCGTTAACTCGCATGCGTATTATGATCTGACGCCGGATCTATCGATCGGTGTTCGCGGTGAATGGTTTCGCGATAGAGACGGCTTTCGTGTTTTCTCGCCAGGACGGGTAAGCGCAGCGACGAATCATCTTGGAAACAGTTATGCGCTGGGCGGTGCAACCTCACTGGCCACCGGTACTCCTGCAGATTATTATGCAGTGACCTTGGGCGCAAACTGGAAAGCAGCTAGAACATTAAATCTTGGCTGGCAGGGGTTAAGAAATCTGAATATTCGCCCCAATATTCGTTACGACAGGGTTGATGCGCTTCATGCCGCTGCTTATAGGCCATTTGGCGGTAATAAAGATCAAATTTTATTCTCACTGGATGCGATACTGCCTTTCTGA
- a CDS encoding flagellar brake protein, with amino-acid sequence MNLIPIQTTDLTIGQPLPWDLFDQAHQPIQKRGYIFKTEDELKQLEGSSIFRMQKPEPEQTEESSDNKFSFDDMQLRVGHKLQLKLSSRLKKGPIEIKFNSYVSTLIGYVQDNSLIIAMPATDQLIGEPFVEGDQVQVSLFSGNSVFNFIVFVDKVIKVPFKYLHLSFPKEIQGQNIRRSRRIRCSLPGSVVEKSIPVSLIDLSVCGAGISSNLPLGPLGTMITLSFTITILDKEIPVTIKSAIRSAKQVNKNGQKTISSGVEFIDMKSEHMHTIRHLIYQEIVEHPENVI; translated from the coding sequence ATGAATTTGATACCGATACAAACTACCGATCTGACAATTGGCCAGCCATTACCATGGGATTTATTCGATCAAGCGCATCAACCGATACAAAAACGCGGTTATATCTTCAAAACAGAAGATGAATTAAAGCAACTGGAAGGATCGTCGATATTTCGCATGCAAAAACCCGAACCGGAGCAGACTGAGGAGTCAAGCGACAATAAGTTTAGCTTTGATGATATGCAACTCAGAGTAGGACATAAGCTACAGCTCAAACTATCCTCGCGATTAAAAAAAGGTCCTATCGAGATAAAATTTAATTCCTATGTATCAACTCTGATTGGTTATGTGCAAGACAATTCGCTCATCATCGCCATGCCCGCAACTGATCAGTTAATAGGAGAGCCCTTCGTGGAAGGCGATCAAGTTCAAGTAAGCTTATTCAGCGGAAACTCAGTATTTAATTTTATAGTCTTTGTCGACAAGGTTATTAAAGTGCCGTTTAAGTATCTGCACTTGTCCTTCCCTAAGGAAATACAAGGTCAAAACATTCGAAGATCACGAAGAATCCGTTGCAGTCTCCCAGGATCTGTCGTTGAAAAATCTATCCCGGTTTCTCTGATAGATCTCAGTGTATGTGGTGCGGGGATCAGCTCAAACCTCCCTTTGGGGCCACTCGGAACAATGATCACCTTGTCTTTTACCATCACAATCCTTGACAAAGAAATCCCCGTAACAATAAAAAGTGCTATCAGATCTGCGAAACAAGTCAATAAGAATGGCCAGAAAACAATCTCTTCTGGCGTTGAGTTTATCGACATGAAATCGGAACATATGCATACAATACGCCATCTGATTTATCAAGAAATTGTCGAGCATCCTGAGAATGTAATTTAA
- a CDS encoding CAAX prenyl protease-related protein, which yields MFDRVNLYRIAPFGAYVFFMLLEDMLLKFGWEANDLRLLYAVKITVVAGLLWAMRSAYSELRWPVGASFRTWTVAIVAGIVVFVAWINLTADWMVMGEPVGFDPREQDEIDWFLVAVRLMGAALIVPVMEELFWRSFLMRWIDHPNFLTVNPAHVGLKAFCITAVLFALAHSLWLAGLFAGIIYNLLYMRSGTLWSPILAHATTNAILGIWIVSTGNWGFW from the coding sequence ATGTTTGATCGTGTTAATTTATATCGTATAGCGCCTTTCGGCGCGTATGTCTTTTTCATGCTGCTGGAAGATATGCTGTTGAAGTTTGGCTGGGAGGCTAATGATTTGCGCCTGCTTTATGCGGTGAAAATAACTGTCGTGGCCGGTTTGCTTTGGGCGATGAGAAGTGCCTACAGTGAATTGCGCTGGCCGGTTGGTGCAAGCTTTCGTACCTGGACTGTCGCGATAGTTGCCGGTATCGTTGTTTTTGTGGCGTGGATTAACTTGACAGCAGACTGGATGGTGATGGGAGAGCCCGTCGGTTTTGATCCGCGCGAGCAGGATGAGATTGACTGGTTTCTTGTTGCGGTGAGGCTGATGGGTGCGGCACTGATAGTTCCGGTGATGGAAGAGCTTTTCTGGCGGTCATTTTTGATGCGCTGGATTGATCATCCAAACTTCCTTACTGTCAATCCGGCACATGTCGGATTAAAAGCATTCTGCATCACGGCTGTACTTTTTGCACTGGCACACAGCTTATGGCTGGCTGGCTTATTTGCCGGTATTATCTATAACTTGTTATATATGCGTAGCGGAACGTTATGGTCACCGATTCTTGCCCATGCGACCACCAATGCAATACTGGGTATATGGATCGTATCGACAGGTAACTGGGGTTTCTGGTAG
- the dinB gene encoding DNA polymerase IV: MNNVLINTINTSQRRIAHLDMDAFYASVELLRYPELRGLPVVIGGRDEHQPLIQADGSKHFFRLRDYAGRGVITTATYEARAMGVHSAMGVMKAAQLAPEAILLPVDFAMYRHYSRLFKAAVAGIASQIEDSGIDEIYIDLTDLPDDTPALAQRIKQAVEDATGLSCSIGIAPNKLLSKICSDLEKPDGLTILGISDIPERIWPLPVSKINGIGPKSAKKLALLGITTIAELAQTELGFLRTHFGRSYSIWLYEVSHGIDQRPVITNAEPKSFSRETTFERDLHPRQDRFDLSEAFTALCLQVADDLKHKGYAGRTISIKLRFEDFHTLTRDCSLATHTADPALIRRAAGECLRRVPLQKKIRLLGVKVSTLSPLESKRRDGALRQRELPLVP; encoded by the coding sequence ATGAATAACGTTTTGATCAATACAATAAATACTTCGCAACGTCGTATCGCGCATCTGGATATGGATGCCTTTTATGCCTCCGTGGAGTTGCTGCGCTATCCTGAGTTACGCGGTCTGCCGGTTGTGATTGGCGGGCGGGATGAACATCAGCCGTTGATCCAGGCGGATGGCAGCAAGCATTTTTTCCGCTTGCGTGATTATGCCGGACGTGGCGTCATAACGACCGCCACTTATGAAGCGCGTGCAATGGGTGTTCATTCCGCCATGGGTGTCATGAAAGCAGCGCAGCTTGCGCCGGAAGCGATTCTTCTGCCGGTTGATTTTGCTATGTATCGCCATTATTCGCGTTTGTTTAAAGCTGCGGTTGCCGGTATCGCGTCGCAGATTGAGGATTCCGGTATTGATGAGATCTACATTGATCTTACTGATCTCCCGGATGATACCCCGGCACTTGCGCAGCGCATTAAACAGGCGGTGGAAGATGCCACCGGATTATCTTGTTCCATAGGCATCGCACCGAACAAATTACTGTCAAAGATCTGTTCAGATCTGGAGAAACCGGATGGATTGACTATCCTTGGGATATCCGACATACCTGAGCGGATTTGGCCGCTGCCGGTCAGTAAAATTAATGGTATCGGCCCTAAATCCGCCAAAAAACTTGCATTACTGGGTATCACGACCATTGCCGAGTTGGCGCAAACTGAGTTGGGTTTTCTCCGGACTCACTTTGGACGTAGCTATTCGATCTGGTTATATGAGGTGTCTCATGGGATCGACCAGCGTCCAGTCATCACCAATGCTGAACCGAAGTCCTTCAGCCGGGAAACCACTTTTGAAAGAGATCTGCATCCGCGTCAGGATCGTTTTGATCTATCCGAAGCCTTCACCGCATTGTGTCTTCAGGTGGCCGATGACCTGAAACACAAAGGTTATGCTGGGCGTACTATCAGCATCAAACTGCGTTTCGAGGATTTTCATACGCTCACACGAGATTGCTCGCTGGCTACGCACACTGCCGATCCAGCTCTGATTCGCCGCGCAGCAGGAGAATGTTTACGACGGGTGCCGTTGCAGAAAAAAATTAGATTACTCGGCGTAAAAGTCAGTACACTTTCTCCGCTTGAGTCCAAGCGGAGAGACGGAGCTCTTCGCCAGAGAGAGTTGCCGCTCGTGCCTTAA
- a CDS encoding YchJ family metal-binding protein: MKTKAANLKTPHCPCGSGKQYTGCCGHHLDQGESAATAEHLMRSRYTAYTLNREDYLLATWHHSKRPAALGLANQPRNQWLGLTVKRHEQSAPDHAIVEFIARYRINGRADRLHEISRFVREGGLWFYVDGDILQD, encoded by the coding sequence ATGAAGACCAAAGCTGCAAATTTAAAAACACCGCACTGCCCGTGCGGCAGCGGCAAACAATATACCGGCTGCTGCGGCCACCATCTGGATCAGGGTGAATCCGCCGCCACCGCAGAACACCTAATGCGCTCGCGTTACACTGCCTATACACTGAATCGTGAAGACTATCTGCTTGCAACTTGGCATCACAGCAAGCGTCCCGCCGCACTCGGACTGGCAAATCAGCCGCGCAACCAATGGCTGGGTCTCACAGTGAAACGTCACGAACAATCGGCTCCGGATCATGCGATTGTTGAATTTATCGCACGCTACAGAATCAATGGCCGCGCTGACCGGTTACATGAAATCAGCCGATTCGTACGTGAGGGCGGATTATGGTTTTATGTTGATGGGGATATCTTACAAGATTGA